From the Solibacillus sp. FSL R5-0449 genome, one window contains:
- the hslU gene encoding ATP-dependent protease ATPase subunit HslU produces MTAINLTPRQITEQLNRHIVGQETAKRAVAVALRNRYRRSLLSEELKTEVIPKNILMIGPTGVGKTEIARRIAKLTNAPFIKVEATKFTEVGYVGRDVESMVRDLVEASRRLVKDEMFEKVKDQAERNANDVLVKLLVPSKVKEKLTQNPFEMLFGQKDSSQEETSNQDEPEIRTRRAQIAQDLKDGKLEEQWVTIEVTENAPSLFDAMPGMNMDNANGMQDMLSNLMPKKTKKRKVQVKDARRLLTQEEANKLIDTDALSSEAIQRAEQAGIIFIDEIDKIASKGSSSAEVSREGVQRDILPIVEGSTVTTKYGTVKTDYMLFIAAGAFHISKPSDLIPELQGRFPIRVELEKLTKDDFVRILKEPDQSLILQYKALLETEGVTLNFTDEAIERIAEIATEVNQETDNIGARRLHTILERLLEELSFEASEIAPAHIDITPNYVDQKLSNIVKNKDLSQFIL; encoded by the coding sequence ATGACTGCGATCAATTTAACACCAAGACAAATTACGGAACAATTAAACCGTCATATTGTTGGCCAGGAAACAGCGAAACGTGCAGTTGCAGTTGCGCTGCGTAACCGGTACCGCCGCTCTTTATTAAGCGAAGAATTAAAAACAGAAGTAATTCCGAAAAATATTTTAATGATTGGGCCTACTGGGGTAGGTAAAACAGAAATTGCCCGCAGAATCGCAAAACTGACGAATGCTCCGTTTATTAAAGTCGAAGCGACAAAGTTCACGGAAGTTGGCTATGTTGGTCGTGATGTCGAGTCAATGGTACGCGATCTGGTAGAAGCATCACGTCGTCTAGTGAAGGACGAAATGTTCGAAAAGGTAAAGGATCAGGCGGAACGGAATGCAAATGATGTACTCGTTAAATTACTTGTACCTTCAAAAGTGAAGGAAAAGCTTACGCAAAATCCTTTTGAAATGCTATTCGGTCAAAAAGATTCATCTCAGGAAGAAACATCAAACCAGGATGAACCGGAAATTCGTACACGACGTGCGCAAATAGCCCAGGATTTAAAAGACGGAAAGTTAGAAGAACAATGGGTAACTATCGAAGTAACAGAAAATGCGCCATCACTATTTGATGCAATGCCTGGTATGAATATGGATAATGCAAATGGTATGCAGGATATGCTATCTAATTTAATGCCGAAAAAGACAAAAAAACGCAAAGTCCAAGTGAAGGATGCGCGTCGTTTATTAACACAGGAAGAAGCCAATAAGCTGATCGATACAGATGCGTTGTCAAGTGAAGCAATTCAGCGTGCAGAACAGGCGGGCATTATTTTTATTGATGAAATCGATAAAATTGCAAGCAAAGGTTCATCTTCGGCAGAAGTATCACGTGAAGGCGTTCAGCGTGACATATTACCAATTGTGGAAGGGTCCACAGTTACGACAAAATACGGCACTGTAAAAACGGACTATATGCTCTTTATTGCAGCAGGAGCTTTCCATATATCAAAACCGAGCGATCTTATTCCGGAATTGCAGGGACGATTCCCGATTCGTGTTGAACTTGAAAAATTAACGAAAGACGATTTTGTTCGTATTTTGAAAGAACCGGACCAATCGTTAATATTGCAATATAAAGCATTGCTTGAAACAGAAGGTGTTACGCTGAACTTTACAGATGAAGCGATTGAACGAATTGCGGAAATTGCGACGGAAGTAAACCAGGAGACAGATAACATCGGTGCACGCCGACTGCACACGATTTTAGAGCGTTTGCTTGAGGAACTTTCTTTTGAAGCTTCGGAAATCGCTCCGGCTCATATCGACATTACACCAAACTATGTCGATCAAAAATTGTCGAATATAGTAAAAAACAAAGATTTATCGCAATTTATTCTTTAA
- the dprA gene encoding DNA-processing protein DprA — MTNPTNEQLMKLHYILPLSWKKVRNLMKITDDFDEILHISPKFLAVQLNIKEEKASQLIKQYKELIPRSMTAYYDQHNIIAIPYTNPLYPQRLKELYDAPAVLYAKGDIQLLNRPKMIAVIGSRAATSYSEHVLNILLPPLIREHYVIVSGLAKGADRLAHEATIRYGGKTIGVLGHGLFHSYPPQNKELNAYMAKEHLLVTEYPPYVSVQKWHFPARNRIISGLSEALVVTEAALKSGTLITTELALEQGKDVFAVPGNIFSEQSRGTNKLIKEGAIPVWDGFQILEEIQLFSKLR; from the coding sequence ATGACCAACCCAACAAATGAACAATTAATGAAACTGCATTATATTCTACCTCTCTCCTGGAAAAAAGTCCGGAATTTAATGAAAATCACAGATGATTTCGACGAAATATTGCATATTTCGCCAAAATTTTTAGCCGTTCAGCTAAATATAAAAGAAGAAAAAGCCTCACAGCTCATCAAACAATATAAAGAGCTCATACCAAGGTCGATGACTGCTTATTATGACCAACATAATATTATCGCTATCCCCTACACGAATCCTTTATATCCACAACGCTTAAAAGAGTTGTACGATGCACCTGCTGTTCTCTATGCAAAAGGCGATATTCAGTTACTGAACAGACCGAAAATGATTGCGGTCATCGGTTCAAGGGCGGCAACCAGCTATAGTGAGCATGTGTTGAATATCCTTCTACCACCGCTAATACGCGAGCATTATGTCATAGTGAGCGGACTTGCGAAAGGTGCGGACCGACTTGCACATGAAGCAACAATCCGATATGGTGGAAAGACAATAGGTGTTTTAGGTCATGGCCTTTTTCATAGTTATCCGCCTCAAAATAAAGAGCTGAATGCATATATGGCAAAGGAACATTTACTCGTAACTGAATATCCACCATATGTAAGTGTGCAAAAATGGCATTTCCCTGCACGAAACCGTATTATCAGCGGTTTAAGCGAAGCGCTCGTCGTAACAGAAGCCGCACTGAAAAGCGGGACACTCATCACAACAGAGCTTGCGCTTGAACAAGGAAAAGATGTTTTTGCGGTACCGGGAAATATTTTTAGCGAGCAGTCACGAGGGACAAATAAATTAATAAAAGAAGGCGCGATTCCAGTGTGGGACGGCTTTCAAATCTTAGAGGAAATCCAGTTGTTTTCAAAATTGCGTTGA
- the hslV gene encoding ATP-dependent protease subunit HslV, whose product MGQIHATTIFAVHHNGECAMAGDGQVTLGNAVVMKHTARKVRRLFNGKVLAGFAGSVADAFTLFEMFEAKLNEYNGNLQRAAVEVAKQWRGDKMLRQLEAMLLVMDKSTLLLVSGTGEVIEPDDGILAIGSGGNYALSAGRALKKHAGDHLSAKEIAEAALTTAADICVFTNHNIILEVL is encoded by the coding sequence ATGGGTCAAATTCATGCGACAACGATTTTCGCTGTTCACCACAATGGTGAATGTGCAATGGCCGGGGATGGTCAGGTAACATTGGGAAATGCAGTTGTAATGAAGCATACGGCACGTAAGGTCAGACGTCTGTTTAATGGGAAAGTATTGGCAGGTTTCGCAGGGTCTGTTGCGGATGCTTTTACATTATTCGAAATGTTTGAGGCAAAACTGAATGAATATAATGGTAACCTGCAAAGAGCAGCAGTAGAAGTAGCAAAGCAATGGCGCGGTGATAAAATGCTCCGTCAATTGGAAGCGATGCTGCTTGTTATGGATAAATCAACATTGCTTCTAGTTTCAGGGACAGGTGAAGTAATTGAACCGGACGATGGTATTTTAGCAATAGGTTCAGGTGGGAATTACGCATTGTCAGCTGGAAGAGCATTAAAAAAACATGCGGGCGATCATTTATCGGCAAAAGAAATCGCAGAGGCTGCGCTGACGACCGCTGCGGATATTTGTGTGTTTACAAACCATAATATTATCTTGGAGGTATTGTAA
- the xerC gene encoding tyrosine recombinase XerC: MDENLQNQLDQFIRYVHLEKNFSLHTVREYTSDLEEFFAFLHAEGIQKITEVEYIHARLYVTKLYDEQKARTSISRKISSIRSFFRFLNREQNIDDAPFRSLYHPKKEERLPSFFYEEELKELFEKNEGDEPIQIRNMALLELLYATGMRVSECVSLELTDIDFHYNIVRVMGKGRKERIIPFGQYAHDALKRYIDQVRPILMKKENHQKVFVNMRGGELTARGVRYILSEMIDNASMHTKIYPHMLRHTFATHLLNNGADMRTVQELLGHANLSSTQIYTHVTKEALRKTYMNSHPRA, translated from the coding sequence ATGGATGAAAATTTGCAAAACCAGCTAGATCAATTTATTCGCTACGTGCATCTAGAAAAAAACTTTTCCCTACATACTGTTCGCGAATATACTTCTGACTTAGAAGAATTTTTTGCATTTTTGCATGCTGAAGGTATACAAAAAATTACAGAAGTTGAATATATCCATGCACGTCTATATGTAACAAAGCTTTATGATGAACAAAAAGCAAGAACTTCAATCTCCAGGAAAATCTCATCGATACGTTCTTTTTTTCGGTTTTTAAATCGAGAACAGAATATTGATGATGCTCCGTTTCGTTCACTTTATCATCCGAAAAAGGAAGAGCGATTACCGAGCTTTTTTTATGAGGAAGAATTGAAGGAACTATTCGAGAAAAATGAAGGCGATGAGCCGATTCAGATTCGTAATATGGCGCTGTTGGAACTTCTTTATGCAACTGGAATGCGTGTAAGCGAGTGTGTCAGTCTTGAACTGACGGATATCGATTTTCATTACAATATCGTCCGTGTAATGGGGAAAGGCCGAAAAGAGCGGATTATTCCGTTTGGCCAATATGCGCATGATGCACTTAAACGTTATATAGATCAAGTACGTCCGATTTTAATGAAGAAGGAAAATCATCAGAAAGTTTTTGTCAATATGCGCGGTGGCGAACTTACTGCCCGTGGTGTGCGTTATATATTAAGTGAGATGATCGACAATGCCAGTATGCATACGAAAATTTATCCACATATGTTGCGACACACATTTGCTACGCATTTATTGAATAATGGGGCAGATATGCGTACAGTCCAGGAACTTCTTGGGCACGCTAATTTATCTTCAACTCAAATTTATACTCATGTAACGAAGGAAGCTTTAAGAAAGACATATATGAATAGTCATCCGCGAGCATAG
- the topA gene encoding type I DNA topoisomerase, with product MADYLVIVESPAKAKTIERYLGKKYKVKASIGHVRDLPRSQMGIDTENNYDPKYITIRGKGPVLQELKTAAKKVKKIYLAADPDREGEAIAWHLATALNIDINSDCRVVFNEITKEAILESFKHPRPINMDLVDAQQARRILDRLVGYNISPILWKKVKKGLSAGRVQSVSLRLIIDRENEIKNFEPEEYWSIEGSFEKNKKQFDALYYGNGKEKIKLTNEQQVKEILKGVKGSEFEVMNVVKKERKRNASPAFTTSSLQQEAARKLNFRAKKTMMLAQQLYEGIELSKKEGAVGLITYMRTDSTRISDTAKAEAKSYIETKYGKDFIAGEQKQAKAKANAQDAHEAIRPTSAMRTPEELKAILSRDQLRLYRLIWERFIASQMAPAVLDTVTVDLQNNDVLFRANGSQVKFAGFMKLYIEGTDDQEEETNKLLPEMEIGDKVKSLEIEPKQHFTQPPPRYSEARLVKTLEELGIGRPSTYAPTLDTIQKRGYVQLDAKRFVPTELGEIVHQATLEFFPEIINIEFTAQMEHNLDEIEEGITQWVNVIDEFYKDFEPRVKYADEVMEKIEIKDEPAGEDCEKCGAPMVFKLGRYGKFMACSNFPDCRNTKAIVKPIDVKCLSCETGEIVERKSKTKRIFYGCNQYPECDFVSWDKPISRPCPKCSALLVEKKLKKGVQIQCTNSECDYEETPSQ from the coding sequence ATGGCAGATTATTTAGTAATTGTTGAATCACCTGCAAAGGCGAAAACAATTGAACGATATTTAGGAAAAAAATATAAAGTAAAAGCTTCGATTGGACATGTACGTGATTTACCGCGTAGTCAAATGGGAATCGATACCGAAAATAACTATGATCCAAAATATATTACGATTCGCGGTAAAGGTCCTGTACTACAGGAACTGAAAACAGCGGCTAAAAAAGTGAAAAAGATTTATCTCGCAGCCGATCCAGACCGCGAAGGGGAAGCAATTGCCTGGCATTTAGCCACTGCTTTAAATATTGATATTAATTCGGATTGTCGTGTCGTATTTAACGAGATTACGAAAGAAGCAATTTTAGAGAGCTTCAAGCACCCGCGGCCAATTAATATGGATTTAGTCGATGCACAGCAAGCACGTCGTATTTTAGACCGTCTAGTAGGCTATAATATTAGTCCGATTCTTTGGAAAAAGGTTAAGAAGGGCTTATCGGCAGGACGTGTACAATCCGTTTCACTGCGTCTGATCATTGACCGTGAAAATGAAATTAAAAACTTCGAGCCGGAAGAATACTGGTCAATCGAAGGAAGCTTTGAAAAAAATAAAAAACAATTCGATGCCTTATATTATGGAAACGGCAAAGAAAAAATTAAATTAACAAATGAACAGCAAGTAAAAGAGATATTAAAAGGTGTAAAAGGCTCGGAATTTGAAGTAATGAATGTTGTAAAAAAGGAACGGAAGCGTAATGCTTCACCAGCCTTTACGACTTCTTCACTTCAACAGGAAGCCGCACGTAAATTAAATTTCCGTGCCAAGAAAACAATGATGCTTGCACAGCAGCTTTATGAAGGTATTGAGCTCAGCAAAAAAGAGGGCGCTGTCGGATTAATCACGTATATGCGTACCGATTCAACACGTATTTCCGATACGGCGAAAGCAGAGGCTAAGTCATATATCGAAACGAAATACGGCAAAGATTTCATTGCCGGTGAACAAAAACAGGCGAAAGCAAAAGCAAATGCACAGGATGCCCATGAAGCGATCCGTCCAACGAGTGCAATGCGCACACCTGAAGAGCTTAAAGCCATTTTAAGCCGTGATCAGCTGCGATTGTACCGTCTGATTTGGGAGCGCTTTATCGCAAGTCAAATGGCACCAGCTGTACTCGATACCGTGACAGTAGATCTGCAAAACAATGATGTACTGTTCCGCGCAAACGGGTCTCAAGTGAAATTTGCCGGATTTATGAAGCTTTATATTGAAGGCACAGACGATCAGGAAGAAGAAACGAATAAACTTTTACCTGAAATGGAAATCGGCGATAAAGTAAAATCGCTTGAAATCGAACCGAAGCAGCATTTCACTCAGCCACCTCCACGCTATTCAGAGGCGCGTCTAGTAAAGACATTGGAAGAGCTAGGTATAGGCCGTCCATCGACATATGCCCCAACACTGGATACTATCCAAAAGCGCGGTTATGTGCAACTTGATGCGAAGCGCTTTGTGCCGACTGAACTTGGAGAAATCGTTCATCAGGCAACATTGGAATTTTTCCCGGAAATCATCAACATTGAATTTACCGCACAGATGGAGCATAATCTTGATGAAATCGAAGAAGGCATTACACAATGGGTAAATGTCATCGATGAATTTTACAAAGACTTTGAGCCGCGGGTGAAATATGCGGATGAAGTAATGGAAAAAATCGAAATTAAAGATGAGCCTGCAGGCGAAGACTGTGAAAAGTGCGGTGCGCCAATGGTATTCAAGCTAGGACGATACGGGAAATTTATGGCATGTTCAAACTTCCCGGATTGCCGAAATACAAAAGCGATTGTAAAACCGATTGACGTTAAATGTCTTTCATGTGAGACAGGGGAAATTGTCGAACGTAAATCCAAAACAAAGCGCATTTTTTACGGATGCAACCAATATCCGGAATGTGACTTCGTATCATGGGATAAGCCAATTAGTAGACCTTGTCCGAAATGTAGTGCATTATTAGTAGAGAAGAAATTGAAAAAAGGTGTTCAAATTCAGTGTACAAACAGTGAATGTGATTATGAAGAAACACCGTCACAATAA
- the trmFO gene encoding FADH(2)-oxidizing methylenetetrahydrofolate--tRNA-(uracil(54)-C(5))-methyltransferase TrmFO: MTQQVVNVIGAGLAGSEAAWQIAKRGVNVRLYEMRPVKQTPAHHTDKFAELVCSNSLRANGLTNAVGVIKEEMRRLDSVIIAAADNSSVPAGGALAVDRHEFAGIVTEKVKNHPLIEVINEEVTEIPEGITVIATGPLTSEALAKQIQGLTGEDYLYFYDAAAPIIEKDSINMDKVYLKSRYDKGEAAYLNCPMTKEEFDAFREALITAECAPLKEFEKEKYFEGCMPIEVMAARGEKTMTFGPMKPVGLEDPKTDKRPYAVVQLRQDDAAGTLYNLVGFQTHLKWPEQKRVFSMIPGLENLEIVRYGVMHRNTFINSPKVLTQTYQLKARPNLFFAGQMTGVEGYVESAGSGLIAGINAARMALGQELLYFPHETALGAMARYITHTDAKNFQPMNVNFGIFPELGERIKSKPERAERHANRALEAIQNFVNNQAI; this comes from the coding sequence ATGACACAACAAGTAGTAAATGTAATTGGTGCAGGATTAGCCGGTTCAGAAGCAGCTTGGCAAATTGCGAAGCGCGGTGTGAACGTACGTTTATATGAAATGCGCCCAGTAAAACAAACACCGGCACATCATACAGATAAATTTGCAGAGCTTGTATGCTCAAACTCATTACGTGCAAACGGACTGACAAATGCTGTCGGTGTAATTAAAGAAGAAATGCGTAGATTGGACTCAGTTATTATTGCAGCGGCAGACAACAGCTCTGTACCTGCCGGTGGTGCTTTGGCAGTAGACCGTCACGAATTTGCTGGTATTGTAACAGAAAAAGTGAAAAACCACCCGTTAATCGAAGTAATCAATGAAGAGGTAACTGAAATTCCGGAAGGCATTACAGTAATCGCAACAGGTCCTTTAACTTCTGAAGCTTTGGCAAAGCAAATTCAGGGCCTTACAGGAGAAGACTATTTGTACTTCTATGATGCGGCAGCACCGATCATCGAAAAAGATTCAATCAATATGGATAAAGTATATTTGAAATCACGCTATGATAAAGGTGAAGCAGCATACTTGAACTGTCCAATGACGAAAGAAGAATTCGATGCTTTCCGTGAAGCGCTTATTACAGCAGAATGTGCACCGCTAAAAGAATTCGAAAAAGAAAAGTATTTCGAAGGATGTATGCCAATTGAAGTAATGGCTGCACGCGGAGAAAAAACAATGACATTTGGACCGATGAAACCGGTTGGTCTGGAAGATCCGAAAACGGATAAACGTCCATATGCTGTTGTTCAGTTACGACAAGATGATGCAGCGGGAACACTATATAATTTAGTTGGTTTCCAGACACATTTAAAATGGCCGGAACAAAAGCGTGTCTTCTCGATGATTCCTGGTTTAGAGAACTTGGAAATTGTGCGCTATGGTGTAATGCACCGTAATACGTTCATCAATTCACCAAAAGTGCTGACACAGACATATCAGTTGAAAGCACGTCCAAACCTGTTCTTCGCGGGTCAAATGACAGGTGTTGAAGGTTATGTAGAATCTGCCGGCAGTGGTCTGATTGCAGGGATTAATGCGGCACGCATGGCTTTAGGCCAAGAGTTGCTTTACTTCCCGCATGAAACAGCATTAGGTGCAATGGCTCGATACATTACACATACAGATGCGAAAAACTTCCAGCCGATGAACGTAAACTTCGGGATTTTCCCGGAACTTGGCGAGCGCATCAAATCTAAGCCGGAGCGGGCTGAACGCCACGCTAACCGCGCATTGGAAGCGATTCAGAATTTTGTTAATAATCAGGCAATTTAA
- a CDS encoding EscU/YscU/HrcU family type III secretion system export apparatus switch protein, whose translation MTEKKYVRKEAIALSYDPQKSNGPTVVAKGKGKIAENILEKAAMHEVPVYEDPNLVELLGQLDLNTSIPEELYQAVAEVFAFIYHLDEKQKLTYKNKSSI comes from the coding sequence ATGACCGAAAAAAAATATGTCCGAAAAGAAGCGATTGCCCTTTCCTATGATCCTCAAAAAAGCAATGGTCCGACAGTCGTTGCAAAAGGTAAAGGAAAAATTGCGGAAAATATTTTAGAAAAAGCAGCGATGCATGAAGTACCTGTTTATGAAGACCCGAACCTGGTGGAGCTGTTAGGCCAGCTTGATTTGAACACGTCGATCCCGGAAGAATTATACCAAGCGGTTGCCGAGGTATTTGCCTTTATTTATCATTTGGATGAAAAGCAAAAGTTAACTTATAAAAATAAATCCAGTATTTAA
- the codY gene encoding GTP-sensing pleiotropic transcriptional regulator CodY: protein MNLLTKTRKINALLQASAGKPVNFKEMANTLGDIIESNVFIVSRKGKLLGISIHQQIENERIKKMFEQRQFPEEYTQNLFNITETSSNLDINNEHTAFPIENKDLFASGLTTIVPIIGGGERLGTLMLARISDQFEDDDLILAEYGATVVGMEILREKSEEIEEEARSKAVVQMAINSLSYSELEAIEHIFEELDGNEGLLVASKIADRVGITRSVIVNALRKLESAGVIESRSLGMKGTYIKVLNDKFLNALAEIKMK from the coding sequence ATGAATTTATTAACAAAAACACGAAAAATCAATGCATTGTTACAAGCATCTGCTGGTAAACCAGTTAACTTTAAAGAAATGGCAAATACTTTAGGCGATATTATCGAAAGTAATGTATTTATCGTAAGCCGTAAAGGTAAATTACTTGGTATTTCAATTCACCAACAAATCGAGAATGAGCGTATTAAGAAAATGTTTGAACAGCGCCAATTCCCTGAAGAATATACACAAAACTTATTCAATATTACTGAAACTTCTTCAAATTTAGATATTAACAATGAACACACTGCATTCCCAATTGAAAATAAAGATCTATTTGCATCTGGTTTAACGACAATTGTACCGATTATCGGTGGCGGTGAGCGTTTAGGTACATTAATGTTAGCGCGTATCAGCGATCAGTTTGAAGATGACGATTTAATTTTAGCTGAATACGGTGCAACAGTAGTAGGTATGGAAATCTTACGTGAAAAATCAGAAGAGATTGAAGAAGAAGCACGTTCTAAAGCGGTAGTTCAAATGGCGATCAATTCATTATCTTATTCTGAGCTTGAAGCAATCGAGCATATTTTTGAAGAGTTAGATGGCAATGAAGGATTACTAGTTGCTTCTAAAATCGCTGACCGCGTAGGGATTACACGTTCAGTTATCGTAAACGCATTACGTAAACTAGAATCTGCCGGTGTTATTGAATCGCGTTCTTTAGGTATGAAAGGAACATATATTAAAGTATTAAACGATAAGTTCCTGAACGCATTAGCGGAAATTAAAATGAAATAA
- the sucC gene encoding ADP-forming succinate--CoA ligase subunit beta, with the protein MNIHEYQGKEILRQYGVAVPRGSVAFSPEEAVKAAKELGSNVTVVKAQIHAGGRGKAGGVKIAKNLDEVRSFSKELLGKILVTHQTGPDGKEVKRLYIEEGSDIKKEYYLSLVLDRATSRVVMMGSEEGGMDIEEVAETNPEKIFKEIIDPVTGLNAFQARRMAFNMNIPAKLVNKAVGLMLGIYKAFIDKDASTVEINPLVVTGDDQVVALDAKFNFDANALYRHKDIVELRDFDEEDAKEIEASKYDLSYISLDGNIGCMVNGAGLAMATMDTISYYGGSPANFLDVGGGATAEKVTEAFKIILSDKNVKGIFVNIFGGIMKCDIIAKGVITAAKEVGLEVPLVVRLEGTNVELGKKLLNESGLNIVAADSMADGAQKIVKLVEAEGGVTA; encoded by the coding sequence ATGAATATCCATGAGTATCAAGGGAAAGAGATATTAAGACAATACGGTGTAGCAGTTCCAAGAGGAAGTGTAGCGTTTTCACCAGAAGAAGCAGTAAAAGCAGCAAAAGAGCTAGGTTCAAACGTAACAGTAGTAAAAGCACAAATTCATGCAGGGGGTCGCGGTAAAGCAGGGGGCGTTAAGATTGCCAAAAACCTTGATGAAGTTCGCTCTTTCTCTAAAGAATTATTAGGCAAAATTTTAGTAACTCACCAAACAGGTCCAGACGGTAAAGAAGTAAAACGTCTTTATATAGAAGAAGGTTCGGACATTAAAAAAGAGTATTACTTAAGTTTAGTATTAGATCGTGCAACTTCTAGAGTAGTAATGATGGGTTCTGAAGAAGGCGGAATGGATATTGAAGAGGTAGCGGAGACAAATCCGGAAAAAATCTTCAAAGAAATTATTGATCCGGTTACGGGATTAAATGCTTTCCAGGCACGTCGTATGGCATTCAATATGAATATTCCTGCTAAGCTAGTAAATAAAGCAGTAGGGTTAATGCTTGGTATTTACAAAGCATTTATCGATAAAGATGCATCAACAGTAGAAATCAACCCGCTAGTTGTAACTGGGGATGACCAGGTAGTGGCACTTGATGCAAAATTCAACTTTGATGCAAACGCTTTATATCGTCATAAAGATATCGTAGAATTACGCGATTTTGATGAAGAAGATGCAAAAGAAATTGAAGCATCTAAATATGATTTAAGTTATATTTCGTTAGACGGCAATATCGGCTGTATGGTAAATGGTGCAGGTCTTGCCATGGCAACGATGGATACGATTAGTTACTACGGCGGATCACCCGCTAACTTCCTTGATGTTGGGGGCGGTGCAACAGCCGAAAAAGTAACAGAGGCATTTAAAATCATTTTATCGGACAAAAATGTAAAAGGAATTTTCGTTAACATTTTTGGTGGAATCATGAAATGCGATATCATTGCAAAAGGGGTTATTACAGCTGCAAAAGAAGTCGGTTTAGAAGTTCCATTAGTAGTACGTTTAGAAGGAACAAACGTAGAACTAGGTAAAAAGTTGTTAAATGAATCTGGTTTAAACATTGTGGCAGCTGACTCAATGGCAGACGGCGCACAAAAAATCGTGAAATTAGTTGAAGCTGAAGGCGGGGTAACGGCATGA
- the sucD gene encoding succinate--CoA ligase subunit alpha has translation MSVFINQETKVIVQGITGETALFHTKQMLEYGTKIVAGVTPGKGGLEIEGVPVFNTVQEAVDATGANVSVIYVPAPFAADAIIEAVDADLDMTICITEHIPVLDMVKVKRYMEGKKTRLVGPNCPGVITADECKIGIMPGYIHTKGHVGVVSRSGTLTYEAVHQLSQAGIGQTTAVGIGGDPVNGTNFIDCLKAFNEDPETYAVVMIGEIGGTAEEEAAEWIQENMNKPVVGFIGGQTAPPGKRMGHAGAIISGGKGTAAEKIKAMNAAGIEVAPTPSVIGETLIKVIKEKGLYEACKTH, from the coding sequence ATGAGTGTGTTCATTAATCAAGAGACAAAAGTAATCGTACAAGGGATTACTGGGGAAACAGCCCTTTTCCATACAAAACAAATGCTTGAATACGGAACGAAAATCGTTGCAGGTGTAACACCTGGTAAAGGCGGTCTTGAAATCGAAGGTGTTCCGGTTTTCAATACAGTACAAGAAGCAGTCGATGCGACAGGTGCAAACGTATCTGTTATTTATGTACCGGCACCATTTGCGGCGGATGCAATTATCGAAGCAGTTGATGCGGATCTGGATATGACAATCTGTATTACAGAACATATTCCGGTACTTGATATGGTAAAAGTTAAACGCTATATGGAAGGCAAGAAAACGCGTTTAGTTGGTCCAAACTGTCCAGGTGTTATTACAGCTGATGAGTGTAAAATCGGTATCATGCCAGGATACATCCATACAAAAGGACATGTAGGCGTCGTTTCACGTTCTGGTACATTAACGTATGAAGCGGTACACCAGCTGTCTCAAGCGGGAATCGGTCAAACAACAGCGGTTGGAATCGGTGGGGACCCGGTAAATGGGACAAACTTTATCGATTGCTTAAAAGCATTCAATGAAGATCCTGAAACTTATGCAGTTGTCATGATTGGTGAAATTGGTGGTACAGCTGAAGAAGAAGCTGCTGAATGGATTCAGGAAAACATGAACAAACCGGTAGTAGGCTTCATCGGTGGTCAAACAGCTCCTCCAGGAAAACGTATGGGTCACGCAGGTGCCATTATTTCCGGCGGTAAAGGAACAGCTGCAGAGAAAATCAAAGCAATGAATGCAGCGGGTATTGAAGTAGCTCCGACGCCTTCTGTAATCGGTGAAACACTGATTAAAGTAATCAAAGAAAAAGGCTTGTACGAAGCTTGTAAAACACATTAA